A genomic stretch from Candidatus Bathyarchaeota archaeon includes:
- a CDS encoding response regulator, whose protein sequence is MDERARILVVDDEESIRKVLKTVLEEEGYVVNTAENGKEAIRKSNVKFYNLALIDIRLPDIDGTKLLTAMKDTTPKMVKIIVTGYPTLQNAVEAVNRGADAYVLKPFKMENVLNTIKEQLKKQQETKKYSQEKVAEFIKTRAEELKAMTHKKTP, encoded by the coding sequence ATGGATGAACGTGCCAGAATCCTTGTTGTCGACGACGAAGAAAGCATAAGAAAAGTCCTGAAAACAGTATTGGAAGAAGAAGGATACGTCGTCAACACAGCTGAAAACGGAAAAGAAGCAATCCGAAAATCCAACGTCAAATTCTACAACCTTGCATTAATAGACATCCGGCTCCCCGACATAGACGGAACAAAACTGTTGACCGCAATGAAGGATACCACTCCAAAAATGGTCAAAATAATAGTCACCGGCTATCCCACGCTACAAAACGCCGTCGAAGCCGTAAACAGGGGCGCAGACGCATACGTGCTTAAGCCATTCAAAATGGAAAACGTTCTAAACACGATCAAGGAACAATTGAAAAAACAGCAAGAAACCAAAAAATACAGCCAAGAAAAAGTCGCAGAATTCATAAAAACAAGAGCCGAAGAACTAAAAGCAATGACCCACAAAAAAACGCCGTAA
- a CDS encoding ABC transporter ATP-binding protein produces MYAVETKNLTKRYGKTYALKNLDFTIDENEIMVLLGPNGSGKTTLLLILATVLKPTSGQAKLMGLDVNAQPTRVRQILGIAFQEARGFWRHKPADILRFHANVCGVPKTKRDTLIENILKDLELWDARNKLFMHLSGGQAKRLEVAKVFVQRPKFAILDEPSSQVDLRGKRKIWAKILELRKEGSTILVATNEVREAEYLADRVTVLDKGAKIVCDNVRQLKDSITGGDIVELEIDTPDTQTLKHALSQIEGTVKITNSDVNQFKAYVSMAESWVPKMTEMCYQNKAHIRSIRVTEPSLDDVFLHFTGRALTEDNR; encoded by the coding sequence GTGTACGCTGTTGAAACCAAGAACTTAACAAAGCGATACGGCAAGACATATGCCCTAAAAAACCTAGACTTCACCATCGACGAAAACGAAATTATGGTGCTCCTCGGACCGAATGGCTCAGGGAAAACAACTCTCCTCCTAATCCTCGCCACAGTCCTTAAACCAACATCAGGACAAGCAAAATTAATGGGCTTAGACGTAAACGCTCAACCAACACGCGTACGCCAAATCCTAGGCATAGCATTCCAAGAAGCGAGAGGGTTCTGGCGCCATAAACCCGCCGACATACTACGTTTCCACGCAAACGTGTGCGGCGTCCCAAAAACAAAACGTGACACTTTAATAGAAAATATCCTCAAAGACCTTGAACTTTGGGATGCCCGAAACAAACTGTTTATGCACCTCTCGGGTGGACAGGCAAAACGGTTAGAAGTCGCTAAAGTCTTTGTCCAACGCCCAAAATTCGCCATATTAGACGAGCCTAGTAGCCAAGTAGACCTGCGGGGAAAACGCAAAATCTGGGCAAAAATCCTCGAATTACGAAAAGAAGGTTCAACAATTCTCGTCGCTACGAACGAAGTTCGTGAAGCTGAATACTTAGCTGATCGCGTAACTGTGTTGGATAAGGGGGCAAAAATCGTGTGTGACAACGTGAGACAGCTGAAAGACAGCATCACAGGCGGCGACATAGTTGAACTTGAAATTGACACTCCAGATACTCAAACTCTAAAACATGCCCTAAGCCAAATAGAGGGGACAGTCAAAATTACTAATTCAGATGTGAATCAGTTTAAAGCCTACGTGTCCATGGCAGAATCATGGGTACCAAAAATGACGGAGATGTGCTACCAAAATAAAGCCCACATACGCTCTATAAGAGTTACCGAACCATCCCTAGATGACGTCTTCCTTCACTTCACAGGACGCGCCTTAACAGAGGATAACAGATGA
- a CDS encoding ABC transporter permease, with protein MSEIRVILAMARNDFSYFFRTKWLMAVLLSLNLSDMLVVALVYKRMMTFDYFAYFVPAVIIMGLFAASMDTGRRIWLALREGVIQYELSLPISTHGLVIAYLLAGGAAALVYASSLMAIALIVLPAHAIWSAFMLLPFLFVLAMGLAGIAATLAAVASTHGEFFFAFQNIVQVALLTLSTVYYPMEVLQNYLPPALITVVAANPLSLAAEALRQYTFAGAPIEPTFLVKILLASIPFTVVGAFTYLAALRNFQVKGKI; from the coding sequence ATGAGCGAGATTCGCGTTATTCTTGCAATGGCACGCAACGACTTCTCCTATTTCTTTCGCACAAAATGGCTCATGGCTGTACTTCTAAGTCTCAATCTCTCAGACATGCTTGTAGTGGCGCTTGTTTACAAGAGGATGATGACTTTCGACTATTTTGCCTATTTCGTCCCTGCAGTCATAATTATGGGGCTTTTCGCTGCGTCCATGGACACTGGCAGACGAATCTGGTTGGCTCTTCGTGAAGGCGTAATCCAGTACGAACTATCTCTTCCAATCAGCACGCATGGTCTCGTTATAGCTTATCTGCTTGCTGGAGGCGCAGCTGCCTTGGTGTACGCAAGCTCTCTCATGGCAATTGCACTAATCGTTCTTCCTGCCCATGCGATTTGGAGCGCGTTCATGTTGTTGCCTTTCCTCTTTGTTCTTGCCATGGGACTCGCAGGCATCGCGGCTACACTTGCCGCAGTTGCGTCAACGCATGGAGAATTCTTCTTTGCATTCCAAAATATTGTACAAGTCGCTCTCCTAACTCTAAGTACAGTGTACTACCCTATGGAAGTTCTTCAAAATTACCTGCCGCCTGCATTAATCACAGTTGTCGCTGCAAATCCATTAAGCCTTGCTGCCGAAGCCCTTCGGCAGTATACTTTTGCAGGTGCTCCCATCGAACCCACCTTTCTTGTCAAAATTCTCCTCGCAAGCATACCTTTCACCGTAGTGGGCGCATTCACCTACTTAGCTGCTCTTCGTAATTTCCAAGTTAAAGGAAAAATCTGA
- a CDS encoding ABC transporter permease, which produces MSNIIRLVWFDLKPELKPPVWIIAEWIVFLIQIGVYGVMISQLVTNPMIGDYRQFYAVGLVIMITFDMASHTGRHFVEHAHEGRLPYLLSLPISRSKLFLAIALQGGAELSLMLAVPLTVTLLIIGNLTWISVVACTLTLFWLGFGVAGFMLGLSFIAFKSSDLYTAIVTGLSTIIIRFSTVLYPFIVLPSQYASAALFSPLTYGSDLVRLILGFDPSILLNSYYAVAVLTALSVSTLGLGLVLMQRLVEGVKSA; this is translated from the coding sequence ATGAGTAACATAATCCGCCTAGTATGGTTTGACTTGAAACCGGAGCTTAAGCCACCCGTCTGGATAATCGCAGAATGGATCGTTTTCTTAATTCAAATCGGCGTGTACGGCGTGATGATTTCTCAACTCGTCACAAATCCCATGATAGGCGACTATAGACAATTCTACGCAGTTGGCCTGGTGATTATGATAACTTTTGACATGGCGTCCCATACTGGGCGTCACTTTGTTGAGCACGCCCATGAAGGACGTTTACCTTACTTGCTCAGTCTTCCAATTTCACGGTCAAAACTATTCTTGGCTATCGCTTTGCAAGGCGGAGCAGAGCTTTCTCTAATGCTTGCAGTTCCATTGACGGTTACCTTGCTAATTATAGGAAATCTCACGTGGATTTCTGTAGTTGCTTGCACGTTAACACTGTTTTGGCTTGGTTTCGGCGTAGCAGGCTTTATGCTGGGGTTGTCTTTCATAGCTTTTAAATCGTCTGACCTCTACACAGCAATTGTCACAGGCTTAAGCACTATAATAATCCGTTTCAGCACAGTGCTGTATCCTTTCATAGTCTTGCCCTCCCAGTACGCCTCAGCCGCACTCTTCAGCCCACTTACATACGGATCAGATTTGGTTCGTCTCATCTTAGGTTTTGATCCAAGCATCCTCTTGAATTCCTACTATGCAGTGGCTGTACTGACGGCTCTATCAGTTAGCACTTTAGGTCTAGGCTTAGTTCTCATGCAGAGACTTGTAGAAGGGGTTAAGAGCGCATGA
- a CDS encoding SRPBCC domain-containing protein has product MDKVIYHSINLKCTFQKAFEMFTVNKNLEKWLTQVADVEPKTGGKYELFWNLEDKENDNTVGCKILALHPNKFLAFEWKGPKQFKHFMNEVRPLTNVVVFFIPCQGGTEIHLLHTGWRNSLEWEEARQWFDRTWMVALSKLQKYVG; this is encoded by the coding sequence ATGGATAAAGTTATCTATCATTCAATTAACCTGAAGTGCACCTTTCAAAAAGCGTTCGAAATGTTCACTGTAAATAAAAATCTTGAGAAATGGCTAACACAAGTAGCTGATGTAGAGCCAAAGACAGGTGGAAAGTATGAATTGTTTTGGAACCTAGAAGATAAGGAGAATGACAATACTGTTGGATGCAAAATATTGGCTCTTCACCCGAACAAATTCCTTGCTTTCGAGTGGAAAGGGCCAAAACAATTCAAGCACTTTATGAACGAGGTTAGACCTCTCACCAACGTAGTGGTATTCTTTATTCCTTGTCAAGGAGGTACAGAGATCCACTTATTACACACTGGGTGGAGAAACTCGTTAGAATGGGAAGAAGCAAGACAATGGTTTGACAGGACATGGATGGTGGCTCTATCAAAACTTCAGAAATACGTGGGTTGA
- a CDS encoding serine/threonine protein kinase: MKSNKKVTLELLGKEKYRRIICYPKYKTDEFKHRLKELKQLSIEAIEFTGQKHVHNTPVLGKGCVGIVVTAYKKDEKVALKIRRTDANRSTMQREAQMLKRANKINVGPGLLGITKNFLLMEYVEGLLLPEWTGTLTEKDVRKRLRRALRLILEQAWRLDKAGLDHGELSHAPKHIIVKPDDVPYLVDFETASISRHVSNVTSLCQYLFIGSPIAKYIQIQLDDIDKDNLVNALRTYKESRDRKDFKEVLSKCGVL, translated from the coding sequence TTGAAAAGCAACAAAAAAGTAACACTGGAATTGCTTGGCAAAGAAAAATACAGGCGTATAATTTGTTATCCAAAATACAAGACAGACGAATTCAAACACCGCCTCAAAGAACTAAAACAGCTCAGCATTGAAGCAATCGAGTTCACAGGACAAAAACATGTCCACAATACCCCTGTTTTAGGAAAAGGCTGTGTAGGCATAGTAGTTACAGCCTACAAGAAAGACGAAAAAGTCGCCCTGAAGATTCGTAGAACGGACGCAAACAGATCGACAATGCAACGCGAAGCGCAAATGCTAAAAAGAGCAAACAAAATAAACGTTGGACCCGGCCTGCTCGGAATCACTAAAAACTTTCTATTAATGGAATATGTTGAAGGCCTCCTGCTTCCAGAATGGACAGGAACGCTAACAGAAAAAGACGTAAGAAAAAGGCTTCGTCGCGCTTTGCGTTTGATCTTAGAACAGGCTTGGAGATTGGACAAAGCAGGGTTGGATCATGGTGAACTGAGCCATGCACCAAAACATATAATTGTCAAGCCAGATGACGTGCCTTATCTTGTGGATTTCGAAACTGCAAGCATTTCCAGACATGTATCCAACGTTACTTCTCTTTGTCAATACCTCTTCATAGGAAGCCCAATTGCTAAATATATTCAAATACAACTTGACGACATCGACAAAGACAACTTAGTGAATGCTTTGAGAACGTACAAGGAAAGCAGAGACAGGAAAGATTTCAAAGAGGTTCTTTCGAAGTGTGGAGTTCTGTAA
- a CDS encoding ECF transporter S component — protein MKAVEIAMIGVCAALYAVVGRLTDLGIVAPVVGVVAFWPAAVIPAIFAVLFGSWTGGIGAAIGIFIRDMLFHGDPFLSLSAGVTSNFAMFFLIGYISRKELDWKKISLGIAVGVLVTVLGFLLPTILLPTESIGFTGLSATDSTLLFFATVVGSCLLVIAVSFFWPKWRNFGIASIIGLGVGSSIIGVVLWIYSQLFFSPTGIFTSPVPTYFILLWFVWTFATEIPFIMVLGPPIIKATYKAFPSLQPQETTKRKGQ, from the coding sequence ATGAAGGCAGTTGAAATTGCTATGATAGGTGTTTGTGCAGCACTTTATGCTGTTGTGGGTCGTTTAACAGATTTAGGTATAGTAGCCCCAGTTGTTGGTGTTGTTGCATTTTGGCCTGCGGCAGTAATTCCAGCAATATTTGCTGTTTTGTTTGGATCTTGGACAGGGGGAATAGGTGCCGCAATCGGCATATTTATAAGGGATATGCTATTTCATGGTGATCCTTTCCTAAGTCTTTCGGCAGGCGTTACATCTAATTTTGCCATGTTCTTTCTTATTGGGTATATTTCGCGAAAGGAGCTTGATTGGAAAAAAATAAGCTTGGGTATTGCTGTTGGTGTATTAGTGACTGTTTTGGGCTTTCTGTTGCCAACTATTTTGTTACCAACAGAATCCATAGGGTTTACAGGTTTGTCTGCAACAGATAGTACTCTTTTGTTTTTCGCGACAGTTGTTGGAAGTTGTCTTTTGGTAATTGCCGTTTCTTTCTTTTGGCCTAAATGGCGTAACTTTGGAATAGCCTCAATAATAGGCCTCGGAGTTGGGAGTTCAATAATAGGTGTTGTGTTATGGATTTACAGTCAGCTATTCTTTTCACCTACAGGTATCTTCACATCTCCTGTTCCGACATACTTTATTCTTTTGTGGTTTGTCTGGACATTTGCCACTGAGATTCCATTTATTATGGTGCTTGGACCACCGATTATAAAAGCAACCTACAAAGCTTTTCCATCTCTACAACCTCAAGAAACGACCAAAAGAAAGGGACAATGA
- a CDS encoding GAF domain-containing protein gives MQGNRNRSLTESKECLRGDAEKIRAPEKKLRESLQEMNLILSALEDGVEIVTYNYLIKYQNKFLKDRFGDLTGKKCYVAYMGLEKPCPKCPMRNAIRHKKTFRAELAGKHGENYEVISIPLEYSDGHVEALEIIRDVTERKIMEERLSALNFYGRKLNTANVVQQVYELTLNAMKRTLGFEHAAFLIIDKGSLQVVCQRGYSIPLLLELPLDGTKKGITVKAVNTRGSILVCDTKKDKDFVEGVPGIRSELAVPVETEEKILGVLNVESKKLEGFNEKDVTLLQILASHAATAISNLEKRREIEKRSNQLASLMQSSTKIISSTDLHKRLQTIAEAIKELGWRRVVISVRDRNMNITKPEDIVTAGLTNKEIEFLWNNKSPGQVWQKRFGPEYKRFKIGEFYHLPWSDSWVRKRFSDGTVPSKLQPEEMVDWDPQDLLYAPLRLADGRIVGVLSIDDPLDGKRPTNESLASLELFIHQAAVAIENAQLIRSLNMAREQLKADAELLESKVEERTRELKESQEQLVKAQRLAAIGELSSIVGHDLRNPLTGIGGAIYYLKSKLGQKANKKTREMLELIEKDIEYSNKIINDLLEYSGEMQLELTETTPKLVMKEALFMVEIPRKVKVLDSTQSNLRIKVDVQRMKRVFVNIIKNSVDAMPEGGKLTIKSKEADGNVEIAFIDTGTGVLKEIMGKIWTPLFTTKSKGMGLGLPICKRIIAAHGGDISARSTVGKGTTFTITLPIKPKPAGGEKIWMNVPESLLSTTKKA, from the coding sequence ATGCAAGGAAATAGGAACAGAAGCTTAACTGAATCTAAGGAATGTTTGAGGGGGGACGCTGAGAAAATTAGGGCACCCGAGAAAAAGTTACGTGAATCTTTACAAGAAATGAACTTGATACTCTCAGCATTGGAAGACGGCGTAGAGATTGTTACCTATAACTATTTAATTAAATACCAGAACAAGTTTTTAAAAGACAGATTCGGTGATTTAACTGGAAAGAAATGCTATGTTGCGTACATGGGGCTTGAAAAACCCTGCCCTAAATGCCCAATGAGGAATGCAATCAGACATAAGAAAACATTTCGAGCTGAACTTGCGGGAAAGCATGGAGAAAATTATGAAGTCATTTCTATTCCGCTTGAATATTCAGATGGCCATGTAGAGGCTTTGGAAATAATTAGAGATGTCACTGAAAGAAAGATTATGGAAGAGAGACTTTCCGCTTTGAACTTTTATGGCAGAAAACTAAACACCGCGAACGTTGTTCAGCAAGTTTACGAACTGACCCTTAACGCCATGAAAAGAACTTTAGGTTTTGAACATGCAGCATTCCTAATAATCGACAAAGGCAGCCTTCAAGTTGTATGCCAACGTGGATATTCGATACCTTTGCTTTTGGAGTTGCCTTTAGATGGAACAAAGAAAGGCATAACCGTCAAGGCAGTTAATACACGTGGTTCCATTCTTGTTTGTGATACTAAAAAAGACAAAGATTTTGTTGAAGGTGTTCCAGGTATTCGGTCAGAACTGGCTGTTCCAGTTGAAACAGAAGAAAAAATTCTTGGAGTCCTAAATGTAGAAAGTAAAAAGTTAGAAGGCTTTAACGAGAAAGATGTGACATTGCTTCAAATCTTGGCTTCGCACGCTGCAACTGCAATTAGCAACCTAGAAAAACGAAGAGAAATTGAGAAGCGCTCCAACCAATTAGCTTCACTAATGCAAAGCTCAACTAAGATAATCAGCTCTACGGATTTGCACAAACGACTCCAAACAATCGCCGAGGCTATTAAAGAACTTGGATGGCGAAGGGTCGTCATCTCTGTCCGAGATAGAAATATGAATATAACAAAGCCCGAGGACATAGTAACTGCGGGTCTAACGAATAAAGAAATAGAATTTTTGTGGAACAACAAATCACCCGGTCAAGTGTGGCAGAAACGCTTTGGCCCAGAATACAAACGCTTCAAGATCGGTGAGTTCTACCATCTTCCATGGAGCGATTCTTGGGTTAGAAAACGATTTTCCGATGGCACTGTTCCAAGCAAACTTCAGCCAGAAGAAATGGTTGACTGGGATCCACAAGACTTACTTTATGCCCCGCTTCGCTTGGCTGATGGGCGTATCGTAGGTGTATTAAGCATCGATGACCCGTTGGATGGAAAACGTCCCACTAACGAGTCTTTGGCATCTCTAGAGCTTTTTATCCATCAAGCCGCTGTAGCAATCGAAAATGCTCAGCTCATCCGCAGCTTAAATATGGCTAGAGAGCAGTTGAAAGCTGACGCTGAACTGCTTGAGTCGAAAGTAGAGGAAAGAACTAGAGAATTGAAAGAATCTCAAGAACAGTTGGTTAAGGCTCAAAGATTAGCAGCTATAGGTGAACTAAGTAGCATCGTGGGTCACGACTTGCGCAATCCATTGACAGGCATCGGGGGCGCTATATACTATCTGAAATCGAAACTAGGTCAAAAGGCGAACAAAAAAACGAGAGAAATGTTGGAGCTCATAGAAAAAGACATAGAATACTCCAACAAAATCATAAACGATCTTCTAGAATACTCGGGAGAAATGCAACTAGAACTTACTGAAACCACTCCTAAACTAGTTATGAAAGAGGCATTATTTATGGTTGAAATTCCTAGAAAAGTCAAAGTATTAGACTCAACACAGAGCAACCTAAGGATAAAGGTTGATGTCCAGAGAATGAAAAGAGTCTTCGTTAACATTATTAAAAACTCGGTTGATGCTATGCCTGAAGGCGGCAAACTTACAATAAAAAGCAAGGAAGCAGATGGTAACGTGGAGATAGCCTTCATCGACACAGGGACAGGCGTGCTGAAAGAAATTATGGGAAAAATTTGGACGCCTCTTTTCACGACAAAATCTAAAGGAATGGGGCTGGGCTTGCCCATCTGCAAACGTATCATAGCGGCTCATGGAGGCGACATTTCTGCAAGAAGTACAGTTGGAAAAGGAACCACATTCACGATAACGCTTCCTATCAAACCTAAACCAGCAGGAGGTGAAAAAATATGGATGAACGTGCCAGAATCCTTGTTGTCGACGACGAAGAAAGCATAA
- a CDS encoding N-acyl homoserine lactonase family protein, protein MENCHFNIGNFKVKKNPSQNLQVQLQNFKLKPEDITIVINTHLHFDHCGNNKIFKNARFYVQADELRYAYAPDRFQKAAYLQKFFDVDVDYQMLKGQCHVTDGVTIAPTPGHSIGHQSVIIQDGSNRFVYCGDAAPLKENLEKRNIPGILYRADQALKSIDKLRAIKDTVYIFSHDKEQRSLK, encoded by the coding sequence TTGGAGAACTGCCACTTCAACATAGGAAATTTCAAAGTCAAGAAGAATCCAAGCCAAAATTTGCAGGTACAACTACAAAATTTCAAACTAAAACCAGAAGACATAACAATTGTCATCAATACGCATTTACACTTCGACCACTGTGGCAACAATAAGATATTCAAAAATGCACGTTTTTATGTCCAAGCTGACGAGCTACGCTACGCCTATGCTCCAGACCGTTTTCAGAAAGCCGCCTATTTGCAAAAGTTCTTTGATGTTGACGTAGATTACCAAATGCTAAAAGGACAATGCCACGTGACTGACGGCGTAACAATTGCGCCAACGCCAGGGCACTCAATAGGTCATCAATCAGTAATAATTCAAGACGGCTCAAACAGGTTTGTTTATTGTGGCGATGCTGCACCTCTAAAAGAAAACTTGGAAAAACGAAACATCCCAGGCATACTTTACCGCGCAGACCAAGCATTAAAGTCAATTGATAAACTCCGCGCTATCAAAGACACTGTCTACATTTTTTCACATGACAAAGAACAGCGAAGCCTAAAATAA
- a CDS encoding HAD family hydrolase — MNRNVYQMRTCTIASHKTFGASHVTIKAVVFDLDGTLAEFNLDYKIVRAEVIQFLINQSFPASIFSIKESIFEMLKKAKVYMKNNGKEEQEFYTIQKHVLSIALKHELKAAHGTSILPGVFEMLKTLKKMDLKLAIFTINSKKSTDYILNNFHIKQFFDVVVTREAVSKVKPDPSHLAAALKTLDVNVDEVVVVGDSIVDMRSAKALNAAAVGVATDSDLVKELNYAGAMHIIKSITSLPTLITQLDKNKS, encoded by the coding sequence TTGAACCGAAACGTATATCAGATGAGAACTTGCACTATCGCCAGCCATAAAACATTTGGAGCGTCTCACGTGACCATAAAAGCTGTTGTCTTTGATCTCGACGGAACTCTTGCCGAGTTCAACCTTGACTACAAAATTGTAAGAGCCGAAGTTATACAATTCCTAATAAACCAAAGCTTCCCAGCCTCCATATTTTCTATAAAAGAAAGCATCTTTGAAATGCTGAAAAAAGCCAAAGTTTACATGAAAAACAACGGTAAAGAAGAACAAGAATTCTATACCATCCAAAAACACGTCCTTTCCATAGCTCTCAAACACGAGCTTAAAGCTGCTCATGGAACCTCAATTCTGCCAGGGGTGTTTGAAATGCTAAAAACTCTGAAGAAGATGGACTTGAAGCTAGCCATTTTTACAATTAACAGCAAAAAATCGACAGACTACATCCTCAACAATTTCCACATAAAACAATTCTTCGATGTCGTAGTTACACGAGAAGCCGTTTCAAAGGTGAAACCCGACCCATCGCATCTTGCTGCGGCCTTGAAGACTTTAGATGTTAATGTTGATGAAGTGGTTGTGGTAGGCGATAGCATTGTGGACATGAGAAGCGCTAAAGCTTTGAATGCTGCAGCTGTAGGTGTGGCAACCGATAGTGATCTGGTAAAAGAGTTGAATTACGCAGGTGCTATGCACATAATCAAGTCAATAACTAGTTTGCCAACTTTGATCACCCAATTAGACAAAAACAAATCTTAA
- a CDS encoding phosphopantetheine adenylyltransferase, whose product MSKPFKIVAVGGTFDEFHKGHRVLLKTAFEVGEKVQVGLCTDDFVEKMKKPHYIAPFAVRLEELKGFLRKHAWLEHAEIVPLHDPYGPALTSKQIETIVVSQETEARAREINEKRKASNLRPLNVIVIEMVLAENCDPITTTRIRRLEIDREGRLLKQQTDR is encoded by the coding sequence TTGAGTAAACCCTTCAAGATTGTGGCTGTTGGTGGGACTTTCGACGAGTTTCATAAGGGACACCGAGTTCTGCTTAAAACAGCCTTCGAAGTCGGCGAAAAGGTCCAAGTAGGCTTATGCACAGACGACTTCGTGGAAAAAATGAAAAAGCCTCATTATATTGCACCTTTCGCTGTGAGATTGGAGGAGTTAAAGGGCTTTCTAAGAAAGCATGCCTGGCTTGAACATGCCGAAATTGTGCCATTACACGATCCTTATGGACCTGCATTAACCAGTAAGCAAATAGAGACAATTGTGGTAAGCCAAGAGACTGAAGCAAGGGCTCGTGAAATAAACGAAAAGCGTAAGGCTAGCAATCTTCGACCACTCAACGTTATCGTTATAGAGATGGTTTTAGCAGAGAACTGCGATCCTATTACCACTACCAGAATTCGTCGCTTGGAAATTGATCGTGAAGGAAGATTGTTGAAACAGCAGACCGACCGTTAA
- a CDS encoding Zn-ribbon domain-containing OB-fold protein, with translation MTEEPTPFTIESFYKFVKEGKLMGAKCNKCGKLLVPPKPMCPQCFSKDLKWKELPKRGKLLTYTVIHVSPKRFQQLAPYAVGIIELEEGACLPGMMRNVDLDEIKVGMNLAVDVDKECISEEWPRWPRYYFKSA, from the coding sequence ATGACAGAAGAACCAACCCCTTTCACTATCGAAAGCTTCTACAAATTCGTAAAAGAAGGAAAACTTATGGGCGCAAAATGCAACAAATGTGGAAAACTGTTAGTGCCTCCGAAGCCGATGTGCCCCCAATGCTTCTCCAAAGACTTGAAGTGGAAAGAACTTCCAAAGCGAGGAAAACTGCTAACCTACACCGTGATTCACGTTTCTCCCAAAAGATTTCAGCAATTGGCACCCTACGCGGTTGGAATAATTGAGCTAGAAGAAGGTGCATGCCTTCCGGGAATGATGAGGAATGTAGACTTGGACGAGATTAAAGTAGGCATGAATTTAGCCGTTGATGTTGACAAGGAGTGCATATCCGAGGAGTGGCCGCGATGGCCAAGATACTATTTTAAATCCGCCTAG
- a CDS encoding DNA-directed RNA polymerase subunit H, which translates to MFPVFNLFDHELVPKHEILPPDEREKLLDKYRVQPYQLPRIRTSDPAVKAIGAKTGDVVKIIRNSATAGKCVVYRYVVED; encoded by the coding sequence ATTTTCCCAGTTTTCAACCTTTTTGACCATGAGCTTGTGCCAAAGCATGAAATTCTTCCACCAGATGAACGAGAGAAACTGTTAGACAAATATCGTGTTCAGCCTTATCAACTACCAAGAATAAGAACTTCTGACCCTGCTGTAAAAGCTATAGGCGCAAAAACGGGTGATGTTGTGAAAATTATTCGGAACAGCGCCACGGCAGGAAAATGTGTTGTTTATAGGTATGTAGTGGAAGACTAG